From a single Silene latifolia isolate original U9 population chromosome 6, ASM4854445v1, whole genome shotgun sequence genomic region:
- the LOC141588450 gene encoding uncharacterized protein LOC141588450, whose protein sequence is MACMQQIRFRTRSLYLYFRKVTYRPTADSSWSWRRICQAKEELKHGFHQGNWTVNPSEYKIRDGYNLIRTVKPKVEWSHLVWNHWAVPKHMVIAWLVYMNALNTRYKLKRIGVSDSSLCCICEQEEETVHHLFFDCAYSRKVMGGISEWLGLNMVRTDTLQWVLKYRHSRFRKRLMKVVVSACVYGIWKQRNACRLEYKIHRPEYIVTDIRRTMSDRCLHLTRNPVHGPDTNWLRRISTVH, encoded by the coding sequence atggcttgtATGCAACAAATTCGATTTAGGACAAGGTCATTATACCtttactttcgaaaagtaacatacAGACCCACTGCAGACTCAAGCTGGAGCTGGAGGAGAATTTGTCAAGCAAAGGAGGAACTGAAACATGGCTTTCATCAGGGAAACTGGACTGTGAATCCTAGTGAATATAAGATTAGAGATGGATATAACCTGATAAGGACTGTTAAACCTAAGGTGGAGTGGTCCCACTTGGTCTGGAATCATTGGGCAGTACCTAAGCATATGGTTATTGCCTGGTTAGTGTATATGAATGCTCTAAATACTAGATATAAGCTGAAGAGAATTGGGGTGAGTGACTCATCTCTGTGTTGCATCTGTGAACAAGAGGAAGAAACTGTGCATCATTTGTTTTTTGATTGTGCTTATAGCAGGAAGGTGATGGGAGGGATAAGTGAGTGGCTTGGCTTGAACATGGTTAGAACAGACACCCTGCAATGGGTCCTTAAATACAGACATTCCAGATTTAGGAAGAGATTGATGAAAGTTGTGGTGAGTGCTTGTGTTTATGGTATCTGGAAACAAAGGAATGCGTGCAGATTGGAATACAAAATCCATAGACCAGAATACATTGTTACTGATATCAGGAGGACGATGAGTGATAGGTGCCTGCATTTGACTAGGAACCCAGTCCACGGACCTGATACTAATTGGCTAAGGAGAATTAGTACGGTCCATTGA